The proteins below are encoded in one region of Vallitalea longa:
- the nuoE gene encoding NADH-quinone oxidoreductase subunit NuoE: MAANTALTDEKFQELEQYIDAMPTTKGELIRVLHKAQGIFGYLPKEVQKFVGKKLKISTAKVYGVVTFYSYFTMTPKGEHNISVCMGTACYVRGAEDVLNEIKKEIKIDVGETTEDGKFSLQSLRCVGACGLAPVVMVGDKVYGRVTPDMIKDILAEYK; encoded by the coding sequence ATGGCAGCTAACACAGCATTAACAGATGAAAAGTTCCAGGAATTGGAGCAGTATATTGATGCAATGCCAACTACAAAAGGTGAACTAATACGTGTATTACACAAGGCACAAGGAATTTTTGGATACTTACCAAAAGAAGTTCAAAAATTTGTAGGGAAAAAATTAAAAATTTCAACAGCAAAAGTTTATGGAGTAGTTACTTTCTATTCTTACTTTACAATGACACCAAAAGGTGAACATAACATTTCAGTATGTATGGGTACAGCTTGTTATGTTAGAGGTGCTGAAGATGTTCTTAATGAAATCAAAAAAGAAATAAAAATTGATGTTGGAGAAACAACAGAAGATGGCAAATTTTCCCTTCAATCACTCCGTTGTGTAGGGGCTTGCGGACTTGCTCCAGTTGTTATGGTTGGCGATAAAGTCTATGGTCGTGTAACTCCAGATATGATCAAAGATATTCTTGCAGAATACAAATAA
- a CDS encoding (2Fe-2S) ferredoxin domain-containing protein, translating to MAKIKSFEELKKIKEKVQSNVELREKGENIDKLVQVKVAMATCGIASGAREVMNFIIDDLAKQGIKNVVVTQTGCMGYCYAEPTIEVTMPNSEPVVYGNVTIDRAKEVIEKHIKNGELIDGIIPVTHKTIE from the coding sequence ATGGCAAAAATCAAATCATTTGAAGAGCTAAAAAAAATCAAAGAAAAAGTTCAGTCAAATGTAGAATTAAGAGAAAAAGGCGAAAATATTGATAAATTAGTACAAGTTAAAGTTGCTATGGCAACATGTGGTATAGCTTCAGGTGCTAGAGAAGTTATGAACTTCATAATTGATGATTTGGCAAAACAAGGAATCAAGAATGTAGTTGTAACTCAAACTGGTTGTATGGGATATTGTTATGCTGAACCAACAATAGAAGTTACTATGCCTAATAGTGAACCAGTGGTATATGGTAATGTAACAATAGATAGAGCAAAAGAGGTTATTGAAAAACATATTAAAAATGGCGAGTTAATTGATGGAATAATCCCTGTAACTCATAAAACTATTGAA
- a CDS encoding PHP domain-containing protein, giving the protein MKLYYDFHIHTALSPCGDDSMTPNNIVNMALINELDAIAITDHNTAENLEAVMKVARGKDIIVIPGIEIETKEEIHVIGLFPNLQSVYNVQNIIYSKLPYIKNKPNVVGNQYVLNENDDIMKELDRFLLISTLLSLNEVIKLIKDNNGIAVPAHIDRPSYSILSNLGFIPDDLNTSILEISRFSNLDVYKKQYKDYQIIQSSDAHELGYIGITKNYLEVKEKNIESIFNIFN; this is encoded by the coding sequence ATGAAATTATACTATGATTTCCATATTCATACAGCTCTTTCACCTTGTGGTGATGATAGCATGACACCTAATAATATCGTAAATATGGCATTAATTAATGAGCTAGATGCTATTGCCATAACGGACCATAATACTGCTGAGAATCTTGAGGCAGTTATGAAAGTAGCGAGAGGTAAAGATATTATTGTTATTCCAGGTATTGAAATTGAGACAAAAGAAGAAATACACGTTATTGGTTTATTTCCAAACTTACAAAGTGTATACAATGTTCAAAACATTATATATAGTAAGTTGCCTTATATTAAAAATAAACCTAATGTAGTTGGTAATCAATATGTCCTGAATGAGAATGATGATATAATGAAGGAATTAGATAGATTCCTATTGATATCAACATTATTATCATTAAATGAAGTAATAAAATTAATTAAGGACAATAATGGTATAGCAGTTCCCGCTCATATTGATAGGCCTAGCTATAGTATTTTATCTAACTTAGGATTCATCCCAGACGACTTGAATACTTCTATACTTGAAATTTCTAGATTTTCTAACTTAGATGTTTATAAGAAACAGTACAAAGACTATCAGATTATACAATCTTCAGACGCCCACGAGTTGGGGTATATTGGCATTACTAAAAATTATTTAGAAGTTAAAGAAAAAAATATTGAATCAATATTTAACATATTTAATTAA